The sequence tttcttcctttcttttttcctctttccTCCTCCTTCAGCGAACCAACTTaagcaaaactttttttttcccttatcaTTCTCCTTTTTCTTCGACGAaactccttttttttcttttcattttcttctcctcCAACGCGATCAACTTTGGTGAAACCACACATGAGCTCCCACTGTGAGAGAGGAGAGCAGCTTCGAACAACTTCGACGAAACCAGAGTGCGAGAGAATGAAAGAGTGAGAAAAAATGAGAGTTTAAGCGAGAGAGTGGGAGAGAGAGGAGAATGATATGTGagtgaagaaggaaaagagagaGCAAGGGTGAGATAGACTTTTCCATGTGTGCGAGTTCATTCTGGTAATTTTACCCAAATTTTTGACATCAACAAAGGGTCAAATATCCTCCTTTTCGAAAAGCAGGTCAAATTTCACTTCCCTCCCCCCAAAAAATTGGGTCATCCCTACAAAGCCCCCTAAAGTTTGTTGTTCATTACAATTGTtagaatgccttgaatttgtcaAATTTGAACATATGGTTTTGCCTAAATTTTATATGTATTATATGTTATTGAGTTTGGGCCTAGAGTTTAGAAGGGTGCTCTATATATAAAATCCTTTAACCCTACTACTTCTGTAATCATCTGTATTATCTGTTATTATTCTTTGTTAGTAAAATTGGTTCATAATAAGATTTGGAAAAAATCACATACAATCTCGGTCTTCGTCATGGTCAAGATTctaacacaatttttttttaaaaaaaaaaaagtcgatAGGTTGGATGTCCATTGAAAATAGTTAaacttttatttgaattttgaggcGAATATCATATCTAGAAAAAAGCTGTATAATTAACTGCCAAAAAAGGTGCTATTTGTGAGAGAGGAAAACTTGTTGAGATTATTTATGACCattttccatttattttattagattctATTTTTATGTGATTTTAGAATATAAATACTTTTTCAGATTTTCAGTCGAGGGTGCCACACAAATTTTGTCCCTCATTTGAGTGATTTTGATTTTATCTTTACCCAATATAACTTTTCAAATCTAAATTCAGTTTTAAACCTTACAactattttccattttgtttgtctccatattttttttttgtcaatttcaaccaatatttatgtccattttgTTTTTCTCCATGTTTTTGGTCAGTTTCAACCAATATTTGTTGTTATttgtaaaggaaaaaaataagtttCATTGGAAATTTTGGTGAGGATTGAAAAAACTGCcaccaaaaaatgaaaaaaaatcccgtagattctaatttttatggaaaatttgtgaaattatttttcatACTTAAAACTAAGAAGggtaaataaaaattaaaaaaaaaaaacaaactattCCGTTACGGGAATTCCCATAAGTTTTAGTCTTAAAaagaactaacaactttagctTACGGAAAAAATTggtattgattaaaaaaaaattaaaataaagttcACGGTAATTGACATTGGAACTTAAACTAACTCACTTAAATTCAAGTTAAAAAAATTGGCAttgattcaaatttaaaaagaaaaataaaacctaCACTAATGGAAAAAATGTCTATGATAACTTCGAAGAAACActataaaatagattttttatagcattttatgCAAAGTCATAATGACTCATGCAATCAAAAGTCTGAAGCTTTTTATAgcgtttttaaaatgttataaaaaattCACTTTTCTATAACATTCAGTTACATGCaataaaaattattcttttatagTACTTGGTACATGTTATGAAATGCTAGACATTTTATAGCATTTTGTAAAGGTTATAAAGACAAGTTTTAAATAGcacatttaatctttttaaatttaaccgatatgaagaagaaattaaaaaaaaaaaaaaaaaaaaaaaaaaaaaaactaagcatTATCGGCAAAAAGAAAATCGAGccctaatttttgaaattacCTTGAGGAAATGAAGCGAGGGATTTTCCACAAGCACCTTTGAGAAGACCATCACCATCGACAAACATGACGTATCCATAAAATTGATTCcccaatacaaacactttcctgATCTCATCCTAGCGaaaccaaaagaaaagaaaaactagtTAAAACAACAGAATCAGAAATCGGTTCCCTATGACTTCGGTATTGATGATTTAGGTATAATGTTTGAAAAAGGGGAAGAGAGTGGGTGTGGTGTTGTTAAAGAGGGTGAAGGTGAAGGTGCCGATGATTGTTGTTATGGAGGAagatgagaaaataaaatatcttcGTCATATGTATCTCATATGAAAGAAAGAGGAGGAAGACAACAAGGGAGCTTGCAAAAATAAATCGACGAGAAATTCGTGCACAAaaggaaaggagaaaaagaaaccaATTTTTCACTTGAGCGGCAGCCGTCAATGAGGAAGGAAAACGAGAAGGAAAGGGAAAAAGCAAAATCAAAGGAAGGTTTTAAAGCCACgcttcatttttcaaaaattttggcGGCaaactaatttctttttctttttcgtcTTCAAGGCCTTTTTTCCCTTTACATTTCATAGCATATTGTATAAAACGCTATAATTAAAAGCTATGGAAAGAAATTGTAGTGCTAAAAGATCGAGGTAAGCATCTTTACGGCAAATTCCCTAAACATAATTAAAGTCAGTTTAAGTTAACTAATTTCGATTCTCATAAactagtttattttttaaaaaataaaatctaattccaattccaattttttttagtaagtttaataaacttaaacatgtgGGAATTCTTATGAtgagttaattttatttttattttgtatttactaTTCTTAATTTTGAGTTTGTAAGAATTAGATTTTACAgatcttttttttcaaattttcaatttttttatagaaaattattCAATGCTTACAATCCCAACGAAACTTCtttctcccatttttttttctttaaaaataacaacaaatccACCACGAAGGTGATAACTGAAACCTGTAACAAAATGGAGACAAATAAAACAGAAAACtgaagtttaaattttaaaactgaGGTTGGGTCTAAAAATTTTTATTAGGTCAAGGTAGAATTGAACacatttaaatgagaaataaaattatattttcacTATATGAGATCTTCACATACAATCTAAAAAATAAGATAGATgttagaaaaatagtttttagaaaAGATGTTATTTGAAAGATTAAAACTTTCTTAGGTTAAAAATAGCAAATTTTCAAGAGATATATTATGTGATTTTTGTACGGATATTTTCAGGGtcttatatgaaaattagtccaaattttaaaaaccagTGGAATTTTAAGCATTTTGTGCATCATGTGAAATTTCAAGAATGCATGCAATAGGGTTTTCACTTTCGCTTCTTGTTTCTTGCTCAATCTATCCCCCTTCTCATTTTGCTTTTCCATAGTTAggaatctgaaaaaaaaaaaaaaaaacaaatttattttagtGGGAGAGCTttttaaagagagaaagaaataaagTATGGACACTAATACTCAatcttctattattttttttttctcaacctTGTCTTGGCAAAGATTACAATAACACTATATATGTAGTATCACAAAGTGTCTCCCTAAATTCCTGCAATAAATCACTAATAAAGGAAAAAGATTACAATAATTAAGACAGAATTTCAAAAGTTGCATAATTCTTAACTCTTCATTACTCAAACCGCCATAATTTTACATAGAAAATACCAAACGACTTGAGACTTGAACCATCAGAAAGTACACATTCGGGGCATCAAAATCCATAAgtcacatatttaatttgaaccTCGTTTGACCTTCCAAATGTCTGCTAAAAACTGCCCAAAAACTGACCATTTGAGTTCAATGCTCAACAGAATCTTCTTGTTTCTCAATGTTTGCCCATTCTATCATCTTCTCAATTTGCTTTTCTATATACAGAAATTTCCTCGTTCTTTGCTCGTTgttcaaaatagaaaatcaCAGATTGAGTAAAATAACAACCAAAGAAtcaattgaaaaagaagaaacgaAGAATCGAGGAAGGAGAATCAAAGAATCTATACATACTGCAAATCGAAGAAGATATATGCAGTTGGGGTCAAAATGTTAATTTCACGTAGTgcttaaataaataagaaaacgTATAAAATTCATTTGTTTTGGGCGGGTATAAAGGGGCTCTGTACAATCTTTTTCATACATTATCCCTTTGTCCTGAAAATAAATCagtaaattcaatatttttcagtttttgaaatgatggaagaaaaagaaaatgggagGGCAATGGAAGGGGAAGAAATTTCAGATTTCTCTTCCCTGCCAGAAGGAGTCGTAGCTAAAATCTTGTCGCTGACCACTCCACCGGATGCCTGCAGATCGTCGGCGGTTTCCAGGACTTTCCATGCGGCGGCGCAGTCAGACATTGTGTGGAACGAATTCCTGCCCACGGATTGGGAACTTTTGATTTCTCGCCGGAAACCTggcaaaatcaaatttgatccAATTTCGAGTCCGAAGAAGGATATCTTTTTCTCCCTTTGCTACAACCCAGTGCTAATTGATGACGGCAACAAGGTAAGCTTTCCGATTCCCCCAATTTCTTTAAACTGAAGGTGGCTGGAGTTATTGGATCAGTGGTCGGCCAACACAACTCCGACTCACCCCTGCCGGAAGTCCCTTTCTTGTAATGTTGCCTTCCAAATTGACTTTGGAGGCcccatttcttttcttctttatatCAACATATTCATTTTGGTAGATTCTACATCTACCTTTACATGTAATTTTAGAATATGAACACATTCCAAATAGATTCTAAAAACTCAAATCCCTGtatcaaaaaaataatattaaaaccTCAAAACCCTATTTCATACCTTCTCACGTAATTTTGAATCTAAAATACAATCCAAACAAATGCTAAAAACCTCAAAACTTAATTtcattataagtttaattttgaagtAATCTTGGATTCCTACAAAAACTTTTGCAATTATCTTGAGCAAGGTGTACTTCATATGTATTTAAATTCTTGTTCATGTGTGCTTGGAAACTTTTGATATCCTTTGGACTGGAGTTTCTAATTCGCTGTTCCATTTTTTCTTGGTTAAAAATTAGTTCTCATTGTAGTGCATCCCCTTTTGTTGTCTTAAAATTTTAACTTCTTTTCAAGATTCATCGAACAATTGGGTGGTAACATCTTAAATTGGAATAAGGGCTTTAATCTTTCAGATTTATATGTAAGTTCTTTGgtactttatatgctttattcttcagttattctTTACATCGAGTGTTATTAGAATTATGAACCTAGATATTAAGGGGGGAAGTGAAGTAAGCCTCCGCTGACACCAATTTCAGTGTAGATCGATATTTTTAGTCCCCAAGACCCCAACTAGTGAACTTAATGAATGAAAATCCACCGTTAGTGTGTATATATCTCTATCTTTTGTTGGATTAACAATGAAGCTTTTGTGCACTTTTTTTTCTGGGACATAAATGAGTAGGTTGAATCCTTGGTATGTTGTAGAGCTTGTCATTGGAAAAATGGAGTGGTAAGAAACGCATAATGCTTGGAGCAAGGGACCTCTCGGTTGTTTGGGGTGATACCTCTGGCTATTGGACCTGGGAACACCGTCTTGAGTCGAGGTTCAAATTCTAAGATTTGAGTAAATcatattcttaatcttttttttttttcaactccCCATTCTAATTCTCTGCCTTTTGAATGTGGGTGTGTGGAATCAGGTTTGCAGAGGTAGCTGTGCTCGTCAATGTGTGGTGGCTTGAAATACGTGGAAGAATAAGTTGCAGAATGCTGTCTCCTAAAACAACTTATGCAGTTTACTTTGTGTTCAACATGAGGCGATGTTATTACTATGGTTTCGATATCGATCCTGCTGATGCCACAGTGGGAATTCTTGGCACTGAAAACCATCGGAGAAGTGTATGTTTGGACCCTTATTTGGACAATCCTCAGGGGCGGCGCCGTCATGCACCGTGGATGATGAGGCCTCAGTCCGAAGGCATGTCAGGGTTAGAGCGGCCACAGAAGAGACATGATGGCTGGTTTGAAATTGAATTGGGAGAGTTTGAAAGTGGTGATGGAGATGATGAAGTTGAGATGGCTCTTAAGGAGCTGAAGGGCTCTTCTGATAAGAGTGGCCTTGTTGTTGAGGGGATTGAGATTAGGCCTAAACCTAGTCACTTGTTGTATAGATGACTTTGTTAAAGCAATGGTACTGCTATTACCCcatgaaaataaaacataagaCCTTGCTTTGTAAATTCTACAGATTTGTTCTCTATGATTCTAATATTCTTAGTTTCGTTCTAATAAATTGAGCTCAACTTCAAATTGGTTTACATAGTTTTAATAGTTTGAAGATTGTCTTGTGGATATATCTACTTTAATAGTCCCATTTTCTTTCACTTAAAAAGTTTATAATAGGTTCTCAAACTTTTAATGATTTAAACTTCCAATCTAATATTTAGAAATTTCAATTTCGAGTTTGATAGATTTATAAGTAAGATGTCAAATTTCCCACGGGGACAGGGCCCCGCCCTGATCGGGGCGGAGATTCCCCGATTAGGCGGGGAATGGGTGAGGGAGTGGGGGAAAAAAATTCCCCAGCTAAACGGGGATGGGGACAGTGACTGCATTCCCCATCCATGCCCCCGACCCCGACCCTGCCCCGTTCCCCAAGattatatatgtaaataatttgatttatgtttttttctttctactaaaaaaaattaattaatttttttaagccaaaatttgagtaatttatcattaaattcaaattgtcatataaaactaattgtAATAAATAAcgtagtgataaagttaattattaaattaaaatttgctcacattagtgatttaaattaattgaatttttacaaaaaaaaaaaaaaaggtaacggGGAAAATTTTCCCGTGGGGAACCCGATCCCCGTGAATTCCCTGAGGGGAATCCTCGCCCCGATCCCCATGAGAAATTTCACGAGGATGGAGAATGAAATGGGAAGCGGGGATGGGGATGGAGAATGACATCCCCGACCCCGCTCCatcccgtggacatctctatttATAAGAAATATATGTCAATGACACAAAGGCAGTTAGATTTGTCAATAGATTAAATTGGAAGTTTAGTTTTGTAATTGAAACTTTTGCAAAAAGAAAATGCTTTTTTGTTGTTAAATgttaaaaatgaaacaaattctTCAGTCTGAagtgtaatatatatatatatttgtggcGCGgagtatatatgtatatatatttgtggcGCGgagtatatatgtatatatatttgtggcGCGGAGTAGAGTAAAACTACAACAGAGTACTCTTTAGAATCAGGGAGGGGGAAAGAAAAGCGAAACGAGGGCAAAGAAATTGGGAAATTTGTATGGACAACCTAATATTTGGGTCCAAAATGCCAAATGaccacttttttaaaaaaatgtcaaatgaccctcTGCTAACATCATCATCATACCAGATTATGAGAATTGCCTCCACACGATATGGTCTCGCTCTCGCTTCACCCACTCTCGCTCTTTCTCGTTGTCGCTCTTCCTTCGTGATGTGATTGTTTGTCAATGTACGAATGATTGAATAATTTTCACGAAATAATCTATCTGAAACCTCAAATTGTTAATATCCTAAACATACAATGGTGAAAtctttaaaatctaaacttcatttcaatAGTGCTTTTGTTGAACGGGGTTCACTTCAATGGTGTTTTGTTGAACAGAGTTATATTGAACGAGGTTTTCCAGAATAGGGATTTTCAAACCGAAAGTGATTTTTCCAGAACGTGGTTTCATTAGAGCTGTGtgatttgtaaaaaaaaagttatgtaAATAACATAACAAAAGGAGTAACAAAGTGAGAGTGAGAGATCATTACAAGGGTTTAGAGCGGTGTCGAGAGAGAGCGATAGCATGAGAGAACGAAAGCGTGAGAGAGTGAGAGCGTAGAGAATGAGAGAAGAATTGAAATTGTGTATTAGACTGATATTCATCtgcttgtacaacttaatgacaaatgttcttttgctttgtaggatgataGAAAAGTGTCTACTCATTCGATACGGAGGTGATCCAAAGTTTGTATATTATAGGCGAGCTGACAAGAATCATTTTGCCTATTACGTTGAAGTATggagaaattaaaactaacatTTATAGGGTTACAAATGTAAGTTCtttagagtttgatgttatcatgagagttaaatataagcttgactATGAAGCCCCTCCACAGTACATACAGAACGATGGTGATGTTCGCTTCCTTCTTTTCTGGGAAGATCTTTCTAGAGTTCAACTATTTGTAATGCTAAAATCAAACCATGACGAAAATTTGAATatgagttatgatgatacggGTGTAGACAAACAACATAAGGAATCATATGAGTTGGATAGAGAAGAtgatgatattccattgtctatgaacattcAACCATCAATATTATCAATAGACAATGACCGCACTAATCCATGGGGACTTTCACTTTAAATAGTGTCGTATGTATTTTAGGGAGAGGGTACTTAATCGTTGGTCTGTCCAAAGGAAGTTGTACCCTACTTTCCTTCTATTTCgttattttcttctttggtgGGGTCGGAGGTATGTACTTGTCAACACTCTTCCTTTTACAGGTGGTTTTCCAGATTTCGACCATAACCtacataaatataacaaaatggtgAGCATGTCGaataaaaaatatgaacaagAAGATTTTCCAATCACAGAAGGATCATACTAGTGGATCGAGATGCGTGGTGTTAGACTATGCAATAGGCGCTAGCTCCAATAGACATTGTATCTTAGAAAGTGGAGGTTCAATGTCCTCTCCACTCGAATCAAGATCTGGATGTGGAATGATAGTGGGTAAGACAACAGTATCTTGCTTTAGAGGTGAAAGTAGGGTGGGTAAGGTAGAGGTATCGGTGTCTTGAAATGGAAGCAGGGTAGGTGAGGTTTTGTTATCAAGCTCTACAAGTGGGTGAGAAATAGGTGAGGTTATGGTATCGGGCTTACAGGTGGAAGAGGAATGGCTATGGTGGGGGTATTAGGATCCTGAAGTGGAAGTGAAGTACATGAGGTGATTGTATCCGAAGGGAAAAGTGAGGTAGGTGACCAAGGTAATGGTGAGGGTAGGTGACCTGGGTAGAGGCTGGATGGGTGACCGAGGTAAGGATGAAATGGGTAATCGAGGTAGTGGTAGGTGGGTGACCTAGGTAGAGGTTGGATAGGTGATCGGGGTAGGGGTGGTATGGGTGACCTAGGTAGAGGTGGGGTGGGTGACTGAGATAAAGGAGGGATGAGTGACCTAGTGGCATTATTGCCTGTCTGTGGAATGGGTGACCTCATCGCTTCAAACACCATGGAACCCTTCATAGGCTATAATAGAGACATAATAGCTGATAGTTGTGCTTTCATGTCTCTCGTGTCTTCCTTGAGGTTTGATACACGACCATCCAACCTCGATATTGAGCTATTAATACTCTGCAGGTATGAATATATAGAAGGATCAACATTGATTCCCTCCCTATGTCCTGAAACCTCAGGCTCAAGACGCTCCTTATCAAGCTCAAGACGTACGTGGCCCACTAGCACATCATGAAACATATCCTCACTAAGGGCATAAGTGGACTAGTGGATGTTTATG comes from Benincasa hispida cultivar B227 chromosome 2, ASM972705v1, whole genome shotgun sequence and encodes:
- the LOC120071760 gene encoding F-box protein PP2-B10-like, whose translation is MMEEKENGRAMEGEEISDFSSLPEGVVAKILSLTTPPDACRSSAVSRTFHAAAQSDIVWNEFLPTDWELLISRRKPGKIKFDPISSPKKDIFFSLCYNPVLIDDGNKSLSLEKWSGKKRIMLGARDLSVVWGDTSGYWTWEHRLESRFAEVAVLVNVWWLEIRGRISCRMLSPKTTYAVYFVFNMRRCYYYGFDIDPADATVGILGTENHRRSVCLDPYLDNPQGRRRHAPWMMRPQSEGMSGLERPQKRHDGWFEIELGEFESGDGDDEVEMALKELKGSSDKSGLVVEGIEIRPKPSHLLYR